Genomic segment of Bifidobacterium lemurum:
GTAGCCCTGGCCGCCGCCGGTGCCGATCTTCGCGATGATCGCCAGAATGATGTCCTTGGCGGTCACGCCTTCGGGCAGCGCGCCCTCCACGTTGATCGCCATGGTTTTGAACGGCTTCAGGCTCAGCGTCTGGGTGGCCATCACATGCTCCACCTCGGAGGTGCCGATGCCGAAGGCGAGCGCGCCGAACGCGCCATGCGTGGAGGTGTGCGAGTCGCCGCACACGATGGTCATGCCCGGCTGGGTGAGGCCCAGGATCGGGGCGAAGGCGTGCACGATGCCTTGGTCGGCGTCGCCCAGCGGATGCAGACGCACGCCGAATTCCTTGCAGTTCCTCTCCAGCGTGGTCAGCTGCAGCGCGCTGGTCTCGTCCGGATTCGGACGGTCGATGTCGACCGTGGGGGTGTTGTGGTCTTCGGTGGCGATGAGCTGGTCCACATGGCGCGGCGTGCGGCCGGCCAGCCGCAGTCCTTCGAACGCCTGCGGGCTGGTGACCTCATGCATGAGCATCAGGTCGATGTACAGCAGGTCGGGCGCTCCGTCGCTGCCCTTGCGTACCAGATGATCGGCCCAGACCTTCTCGGCCAGTGTCGTTCCCATACGGGTTCCTCCTCGATTTCTCGCGCGAGGTCTTGTGCTCACGCCTTGTTCGTGGTAACCAGCGTATTGGGCCGAACCGGAAACTTCATGCCGGGGCCGGTATATGAGATAGCATTGGCGCGCATCGCGCCGTTTCGTTGAAATCTCACCGTTTCGCTCACCCAAGACCGCTATGTGGCCGTCTCAAGCGTTGGATTCTCACCCTGTGGACATCTGCACGATTTGGTATTTCACAATGTGAGATGGCATAATCGTCGATTATGACTTCTCCCACCGAACTTGAGAATACGGACGATATGCCGCTTGATGACACACTTCCCGCCACCGACGCCCCTACCCCATCGCCCCCCGAAGATGATGGCGAGATCCATTCCGGCGTCGGCGTGCTTGACAAAACCGTGAAAATCCTCGACGCGCTCGAATCGGGACCGTCCACCCTCGGACAGATGGTCGCGGCCACCGGGCTCGCGCGCCCCACAGCGCACCGTCTGGCCATCGCGCTCGAACGCCATCGCTTCGTGCTGCGCGACCAGCACGGACGCTTCGTGCTTGGCTCGCGCTTCGCCGAACTGGCCGCCGCCGCCGGCGAGGACCGTCTGCTCACCGCGGCCGGCCCGATTCTGCAGACGCTGCTCGACCGCACCGGTGAATCCGCGCAGATCTATCGCCGTCAGGGCGACCAGCGCGTGTGCATCGCCGCCGTGGAACGCGCCTCGGGTCTGCGCGACTCCATTCCCGTGGGCGCGATGCTGTCGATGGAGGCCGGCTCCGCCGCCCAAATCCTTCTGGCATGGGAGGATTCCGAACGTCTGCATCAGGGACTGCGCCGCGCGAAGTTCACCGCCGCGAAACTCACCCAGGTGCGCAAGCGCGGCTGGGCCGAGTCGATCAACGAACGCGAGGAGGGCGTGTGCTCGATCTCCGCGCCGATCCGCAACGCCTCCGGCCAGGTGATCGCCGCAATCTCCATCTCCGGCCCCACCGGGCGCATGTCCACCTCGCCCGGACGCCGCTACGCGCCGCTGGTGATGGCCGCCGGCAAATACCTGACCGACGCGCTGATCAAGGCCTCATCCGGCCGCTAATCCTCCTGCCGAAGGCATCCGGACACATCTCATTCAACCAGTTGGCACTTGAGGCCTCCAGTTGGCACCCACTCCTTCATAGCCCGACCGGAAACACTAGGGTTTCCGGTCGCGGCACCGGTAGGGGTGTGCCAACTGGAGGCCTCAAGTGCCAACTCGTTATTCAGCGGCGCGCCAGCCATGCGGTCACACGACGCCACAGGCTGGGTTTGCGCAGCAGATCGTCGCCCTCGCCATCCTGCGGGGCTTTCTGGTTCAACGCGTAGGTGTAGGCCTTTTTCGAGCTGGGTTTGCCGACGATCTCACCGAATTCCAACAGCTGTGTGCGCGGCTGGTACGGGTGGCGGATGTCGAATTCGATCAGTCGGGTGGCGCGTTTCGCCGGCGCAGGCCCATAGGTGTTGAATCCGCAGGTCGGCGTGGCGATAAGCAACAGCCCATCCAGTTCACCCACGAATCCGTTGCGGTGGTCATGCGCGGCGGAGACGCCGATGAAACCGCCGTGGTCGCCGCGTAGCATATCGAATTCGCCGCAGTCCTCGTCCGGGCAGCTCACGCCCTCGCCAAGATAACCGCCGGGCTGCGTCTTCTCGCCGTCCAAGACGAAATACGCGTAATCGTGCGCGCGATACCCCTGCATGGCGAAGGCGGCCGTGGAGGCGACCGGGGAGAGCACATCATAGTACTGCGGCAACGGCATATGTTGGAACACCAGCGAGGGCGCGCCTATCTTCGCCGGCACTTCGCGCAGGAACGCCAACGCCTCGTCCGAGGGGGAGGCGAATCCGCCGCCATGCACATAGTCGCCGGAATCGACCAGCACCACACCGAGCACGTTGCCGGCGCGGTCGGCGGAGGCCACCGGCAGGGCGAGGGTGCCGGGAGCGCACGTATGCACGGTTTGTTCAGGCATGAGATGGTCAGGTGAGGGCGGCGCGTTCAGACAACCGGGGAATTCGCGGTAGATGGCGTCGAGTTCGGCGTTGTCGAGACCGCATTGGAAGTCATGATTGCCGTAGGTCACGGCGAAGGGCACGCCACGCGAGACCAGCGGTTCCAGGAATTGCGCCGCGGCGCGGCGCACCAGATCGCGCGTGCGGTCCAACGTCGCCTCATCCGGACCGTTCCCCCCACCTGAGCCGTTCGATTCGCCCGAGCCGTCGGCATCGGCACGCGCGCCGCTCCAACGCCGCTTGCGGAAGGTTTCGGCGAAGGCGGGGTCGTATCCGGCGATCTGATTGCCGGTGAAGATCACCAAATCGGGCCGCACGGTGTCAAGCGAGGCTTCGATTAGCGCGATGGTGTCTTTGGCGATTTTCGGCCCGTCCTGAATGTCGGAGATCTGCAGAACGCGGAATTTGCCGGAATTGTGGAATTGCAGCCGACCCAGCCGCGCCGACACCGACACCGGCCGGGTGTCGCCCGCGTCGGCGGGTTTGATGCGGGGCTTGGTCGATAGGCCTTCGGGCGCGCGCTGTGATTCCGTCATAGGCTCCACCTTAATGCAGAGTGGGCCGACGCGCGATTCCGTCGAGCTGCCGCACATCGTCGGACTCCCGTAGGCACCGGCATCGACTGGAACGAATTCCACATCCACGTCCCTACCCCGACGCCACCGAATAACAGGAACAGCCGGACACATAATTTGGCCTATAACCCGAATTGGCCTGTAACCCGAGCCGGAAGGAACCGATATGAGCGACGACTGGAATCGCTGGGTTCGGCGTGTGGATTGTCCGCCGGCGAATCGAGTGAGGCGGATGATATGAAAAATCCCTGCGGCATCCGCCGTAGGGATTCATTCGCTGGGGTGCCTGGACTCGAACCAAGAATGGCTGAACCAGAATCAGCTGTGTTGCCAATTACACCACACCCCAATTGGCATGGCGAATAACTTCTAAGAAGTCGTTTCGTCGTACCCCCAACCGGATTTGAACCGGTGTTGGCGCCGTGAGAGGGCGTAGTCCTAGGCCGCTAGACGATGGGGGCGTATTCAGTTTTCACTGTGTCGCTTGGCTGTGTGCCGCGCAACGAGTGATTAATATACGCAACTCCAAGCCCAAGCGCAAGCCCGGCGTGTCGCGCGCCGTCTTTCCTTCGGAAAGACATAAGCGCGCGACGCGAGGAGGAGGAAAGCCCAGTGGGCTGTCACCTGACAAACCCATCATCAACGTCATCCTGAGCGGAGGCAGAGCCGGAGTCGAAGGATCTCAGTCTTGTTGGTGGGCGGGCCTGAGATCCTTCGACTCCGCTTCGCTCCACTCAGGATGACAAAAGAAAGAAGAACACCTCCGCTCAGGATGACGAAGACCTCCGCAAAACAAAAAGGAGGAGACCCGCAAGGGTCTCCTCCGACACAGCGATTCCACACCGCCCCAGCGTCACAGATGCGCCCGCAGCCCCTTCAGACGCGCGATGGTGATCTCCTTGCCGAGAATCTCCATGGATTCGAACAGCGGCGGGCTCACGCGGCGTCCGGACACGGCCACGCGCACCGGCCCGAAGGCCAGACGCGGCTTGTAGCCGCCTTCGTCGATCAGCGCCACGTTGAGCAGCTCATGCAGCGGTTCGGCCTTCCAATTCGCCTCGTCGGCCCCTTCGAGCGCGGCGATGGCCTTGTCGAGCACGTCGGCGGCGGAGTCCTTCAGTGTCTTGCGCGCGTCGTCCTCCGGCTCGATGT
This window contains:
- a CDS encoding IclR family transcriptional regulator, with amino-acid sequence MPLDDTLPATDAPTPSPPEDDGEIHSGVGVLDKTVKILDALESGPSTLGQMVAATGLARPTAHRLAIALERHRFVLRDQHGRFVLGSRFAELAAAAGEDRLLTAAGPILQTLLDRTGESAQIYRRQGDQRVCIAAVERASGLRDSIPVGAMLSMEAGSAAQILLAWEDSERLHQGLRRAKFTAAKLTQVRKRGWAESINEREEGVCSISAPIRNASGQVIAAISISGPTGRMSTSPGRRYAPLVMAAGKYLTDALIKASSGR
- a CDS encoding metallophosphoesterase — encoded protein: MTESQRAPEGLSTKPRIKPADAGDTRPVSVSARLGRLQFHNSGKFRVLQISDIQDGPKIAKDTIALIEASLDTVRPDLVIFTGNQIAGYDPAFAETFRKRRWSGARADADGSGESNGSGGGNGPDEATLDRTRDLVRRAAAQFLEPLVSRGVPFAVTYGNHDFQCGLDNAELDAIYREFPGCLNAPPSPDHLMPEQTVHTCAPGTLALPVASADRAGNVLGVVLVDSGDYVHGGGFASPSDEALAFLREVPAKIGAPSLVFQHMPLPQYYDVLSPVASTAAFAMQGYRAHDYAYFVLDGEKTQPGGYLGEGVSCPDEDCGEFDMLRGDHGGFIGVSAAHDHRNGFVGELDGLLLIATPTCGFNTYGPAPAKRATRLIEFDIRHPYQPRTQLLEFGEIVGKPSSKKAYTYALNQKAPQDGEGDDLLRKPSLWRRVTAWLARR